A region from the Ptychodera flava strain L36383 chromosome 12, AS_Pfla_20210202, whole genome shotgun sequence genome encodes:
- the LOC139145867 gene encoding protein spinster homolog 1-like isoform X6: protein MSIHFDRSTDQVNVDSMSGTITDESPTDPYGSETEVLLNRDDALPKPTELETPTEEGSSLGANSGPEEPGKRGYITVGILFYVNLLNYMDRFTVAGNLKKIQQYYSLNDAEGGLLQTVFIIMYMIAAPLFGYLGDRYNRKIIMSVGIFLWSCFTVLGSLVPAHWAPAFFVLRGLVGVGEASYSTIAPTIIADLFSKGMRTRMLAVFYFAIPVGSGLGYIIGTYVGQALGAWQWGLRVTPVFGVIAIFLILILVKEPKRGASDDHSRVRATSYGEDLRALLKTPSYIWSTFGFVGVAWVAGCLSWWAPTYIEDAYTLSGKDGSSTALIFGGITVVTGILGVALGAEIARRWKKYNPRADPLVCGIGLIGCSPFLYFVITLAHKHHIISWILIFFGETFLSLNWAVTADILLYVVIPTRRSTANAFQMLLSHTLGDATSPYIVGQPSLEVLLTLLFHSTWRKTRRKLRMKLKDWK, encoded by the exons ATGAGTATCCACTTTGATCGAAGTACCGACCAAGTTAACGTTGACAGCATGTCCGGAACTATTACGGACGAATCACCCACGGATCCCTACGGGAGCGAAACAGAGGTGCTCTTGAACCGCGATGATGCACTGCCCAAGCCCACAGAACTTGAAACCCCGACTGAAGAGGGATCGTCCCTTGGTGCAAACAGTGGGCCCGAAGAACCCGGCAAAAGAGGGTATATCACTGTCGGTATTCTGTTTTATGTAAATCTGTTAAATTACATGGACAGATTTACCGTAGCAG ggaatctgaaaaaaattcaacaatactACTCACTGAATGATGCAGAAGGCGGTCTTTtacaaactgttttcattatcaTGTATATGATAGCAGCACCTCTATTTGGTTACCTAGGGGATAGGtataacagaaaaataattatgaGTGTCGGTATATTTTTGTGGTCCTGTTTCACTGTCCTTGGGTCTTTGGTACCAGCACAT TGGGCACCAGCATTTTTTGTTTTACGTGGACTTGTAGGAGTAGGAGAAGCTAGTTATTCTACCATAGCACCAACGATAATTGCTGATTTATTCAGTAAAGGAATGAGAACCAGAATGTTAGCAGTGTTTTACTTTGCTATACCAGTGGGAAG TGGGTTAGGATATATCATAGGTACCTATGTTGGACAAGCTTTAGGGGCATGGCAATGGGGACTGCGAGTCACACCAGTATTCGGTGTCATTGCAATATTCCTCATCTTAATACTTGTAAAAGAACCAAAGAGAGGTGCATCTGATGATCACAGTCGAGTAAGGGCGACAAGTTATGGTGAAGATTTGCGTGCCCTGTTAAAAAC tccaAGCTACATTTGGTCAACATTTGGCTTTGTTGGTGTGGCTTGGGTGGCAGGATGTCTATCATGGTGGGCACCAACCTACATTGAAGATGCTTATACATTGAGTGGTAAAGACGGATCAAG TACTGCATTGATCTTTGGAGGTATCACCGTGGTAACTGGCATTCTTGGAGTTGCACTTGGAGCAGAGATTGCCAGACGCTGGAAGAAGTACAATCCAAGGGCAGACCCTCTAGTCTGTGGCATTGGTCTCATTGGGTGTTCACcatttctttattttgtaattactcTGGCCCATAAACACCATATCATTTCATGG ATTCTTATATTTTTTGGAGAGACGTTTCTCAGCTTGAATTGGGCTGTTACTGCAGATATACTCCTG TATGTTGTGATACCAACACGACGGTCCACAGCAAATGCATTTCAGATGTTACTTTCACACACACTAGGCGATGCTACTAGTCCCTATATTGTAGGTCAG CCATCCTTGGAGGTGCTTCTTACCTTATTGTTTCATTCTACGTGGAGGAAGACAAGAAGAAAGCTGAGAATGAAGCTAAAG
- the LOC139145867 gene encoding protein spinster homolog 1-like isoform X4 produces the protein MSIHFDRSTDQVNVDSMSGTITDESPTDPYGSETEVLLNRDDALPKPTELETPTEEGSSLGANSGPEEPGKRGYITVGILFYVNLLNYMDRFTVAGNLKKIQQYYSLNDAEGGLLQTVFIIMYMIAAPLFGYLGDRYNRKIIMSVGIFLWSCFTVLGSLVPAHWAPAFFVLRGLVGVGEASYSTIAPTIIADLFSKGMRTRMLAVFYFAIPVGSGLGYIIGTYVGQALGAWQWGLRVTPVFGVIAIFLILILVKEPKRGASDDHSRVRATSYGEDLRALLKTPSYIWSTFGFVGVAWVAGCLSWWAPTYIEDAYTLSGKDGSSTALIFGGITVVTGILGVALGAEIARRWKKYNPRADPLVCGIGLIGCSPFLYFVITLAHKHHIISWILIFFGETFLSLNWAVTADILLYVVIPTRRSTANAFQMLLSHTLGDATSPYIVGQIADGIRGDKTNIFAQFTSLQYALYLNCFVAILGGASYLIVSFYVEEDKKKAENEAKG, from the exons ATGAGTATCCACTTTGATCGAAGTACCGACCAAGTTAACGTTGACAGCATGTCCGGAACTATTACGGACGAATCACCCACGGATCCCTACGGGAGCGAAACAGAGGTGCTCTTGAACCGCGATGATGCACTGCCCAAGCCCACAGAACTTGAAACCCCGACTGAAGAGGGATCGTCCCTTGGTGCAAACAGTGGGCCCGAAGAACCCGGCAAAAGAGGGTATATCACTGTCGGTATTCTGTTTTATGTAAATCTGTTAAATTACATGGACAGATTTACCGTAGCAG ggaatctgaaaaaaattcaacaatactACTCACTGAATGATGCAGAAGGCGGTCTTTtacaaactgttttcattatcaTGTATATGATAGCAGCACCTCTATTTGGTTACCTAGGGGATAGGtataacagaaaaataattatgaGTGTCGGTATATTTTTGTGGTCCTGTTTCACTGTCCTTGGGTCTTTGGTACCAGCACAT TGGGCACCAGCATTTTTTGTTTTACGTGGACTTGTAGGAGTAGGAGAAGCTAGTTATTCTACCATAGCACCAACGATAATTGCTGATTTATTCAGTAAAGGAATGAGAACCAGAATGTTAGCAGTGTTTTACTTTGCTATACCAGTGGGAAG TGGGTTAGGATATATCATAGGTACCTATGTTGGACAAGCTTTAGGGGCATGGCAATGGGGACTGCGAGTCACACCAGTATTCGGTGTCATTGCAATATTCCTCATCTTAATACTTGTAAAAGAACCAAAGAGAGGTGCATCTGATGATCACAGTCGAGTAAGGGCGACAAGTTATGGTGAAGATTTGCGTGCCCTGTTAAAAAC tccaAGCTACATTTGGTCAACATTTGGCTTTGTTGGTGTGGCTTGGGTGGCAGGATGTCTATCATGGTGGGCACCAACCTACATTGAAGATGCTTATACATTGAGTGGTAAAGACGGATCAAG TACTGCATTGATCTTTGGAGGTATCACCGTGGTAACTGGCATTCTTGGAGTTGCACTTGGAGCAGAGATTGCCAGACGCTGGAAGAAGTACAATCCAAGGGCAGACCCTCTAGTCTGTGGCATTGGTCTCATTGGGTGTTCACcatttctttattttgtaattactcTGGCCCATAAACACCATATCATTTCATGG ATTCTTATATTTTTTGGAGAGACGTTTCTCAGCTTGAATTGGGCTGTTACTGCAGATATACTCCTG TATGTTGTGATACCAACACGACGGTCCACAGCAAATGCATTTCAGATGTTACTTTCACACACACTAGGCGATGCTACTAGTCCCTATATTGTAGGTCAG ATTGCTGATGGTATACGTGGTGATAAAACCAACATCTTTGCTCAATTTACATCTTTGCAATATGCACTCTACTTGAACTGTTTTGTAGCCATCCTTGGAGGTGCTTCTTACCTTATTGTTTCATTCTACGTGGAGGAAGACAAGAAGAAAGCTGAGAATGAAGCTAAAG
- the LOC139145867 gene encoding protein spinster homolog 1-like isoform X1, whose translation MSIHFDRSTDQVNVDSMSGTITDESPTDPYGSETEVLLNRDDALPKPTELETPTEEGSSLGANSGPEEPGKRGYITVGILFYVNLLNYMDRFTVAGNLKKIQQYYSLNDAEGGLLQTVFIIMYMIAAPLFGYLGDRYNRKIIMSVGIFLWSCFTVLGSLVPAHWAPAFFVLRGLVGVGEASYSTIAPTIIADLFSKGMRTRMLAVFYFAIPVGSGLGYIIGTYVGQALGAWQWGLRVTPVFGVIAIFLILILVKEPKRGASDDHSRVRATSYGEDLRALLKTPSYIWSTFGFVGVAWVAGCLSWWAPTYIEDAYTLSGKDGSSTALIFGGITVVTGILGVALGAEIARRWKKYNPRADPLVCGIGLIGCSPFLYFVITLAHKHHIISWILIFFGETFLSLNWAVTADILLYVVIPTRRSTANAFQMLLSHTLGDATSPYIVGQIADGIRGDKTNIFAQFTSLQYALYLNCFVAILGGASYLIVSFYVEEDKKKAENEAKGREINEMFVEYSDTEDASLLFSNSPSYADDFKKRTGSRRRKSR comes from the exons ATGAGTATCCACTTTGATCGAAGTACCGACCAAGTTAACGTTGACAGCATGTCCGGAACTATTACGGACGAATCACCCACGGATCCCTACGGGAGCGAAACAGAGGTGCTCTTGAACCGCGATGATGCACTGCCCAAGCCCACAGAACTTGAAACCCCGACTGAAGAGGGATCGTCCCTTGGTGCAAACAGTGGGCCCGAAGAACCCGGCAAAAGAGGGTATATCACTGTCGGTATTCTGTTTTATGTAAATCTGTTAAATTACATGGACAGATTTACCGTAGCAG ggaatctgaaaaaaattcaacaatactACTCACTGAATGATGCAGAAGGCGGTCTTTtacaaactgttttcattatcaTGTATATGATAGCAGCACCTCTATTTGGTTACCTAGGGGATAGGtataacagaaaaataattatgaGTGTCGGTATATTTTTGTGGTCCTGTTTCACTGTCCTTGGGTCTTTGGTACCAGCACAT TGGGCACCAGCATTTTTTGTTTTACGTGGACTTGTAGGAGTAGGAGAAGCTAGTTATTCTACCATAGCACCAACGATAATTGCTGATTTATTCAGTAAAGGAATGAGAACCAGAATGTTAGCAGTGTTTTACTTTGCTATACCAGTGGGAAG TGGGTTAGGATATATCATAGGTACCTATGTTGGACAAGCTTTAGGGGCATGGCAATGGGGACTGCGAGTCACACCAGTATTCGGTGTCATTGCAATATTCCTCATCTTAATACTTGTAAAAGAACCAAAGAGAGGTGCATCTGATGATCACAGTCGAGTAAGGGCGACAAGTTATGGTGAAGATTTGCGTGCCCTGTTAAAAAC tccaAGCTACATTTGGTCAACATTTGGCTTTGTTGGTGTGGCTTGGGTGGCAGGATGTCTATCATGGTGGGCACCAACCTACATTGAAGATGCTTATACATTGAGTGGTAAAGACGGATCAAG TACTGCATTGATCTTTGGAGGTATCACCGTGGTAACTGGCATTCTTGGAGTTGCACTTGGAGCAGAGATTGCCAGACGCTGGAAGAAGTACAATCCAAGGGCAGACCCTCTAGTCTGTGGCATTGGTCTCATTGGGTGTTCACcatttctttattttgtaattactcTGGCCCATAAACACCATATCATTTCATGG ATTCTTATATTTTTTGGAGAGACGTTTCTCAGCTTGAATTGGGCTGTTACTGCAGATATACTCCTG TATGTTGTGATACCAACACGACGGTCCACAGCAAATGCATTTCAGATGTTACTTTCACACACACTAGGCGATGCTACTAGTCCCTATATTGTAGGTCAG ATTGCTGATGGTATACGTGGTGATAAAACCAACATCTTTGCTCAATTTACATCTTTGCAATATGCACTCTACTTGAACTGTTTTGTAGCCATCCTTGGAGGTGCTTCTTACCTTATTGTTTCATTCTACGTGGAGGAAGACAAGAAGAAAGCTGAGAATGAAGCTAAAGGTAGAGAAATCAATGAGATGTTTGTTGAGTATTCTGACACTGAAGATGCTTCTCTCTTGTTCAGTAATTCGCCATCCTACGCTGATGATTTTAAGAAAAG
- the LOC139145867 gene encoding protein spinster homolog 1-like isoform X3 — MSIHFDRSTDQVNVDSMSGTITDESPTDPYGSETEVLLNRDDALPKPTELETPTEEGSSLGANSGPEEPGKRGYITVGILFYVNLLNYMDRFTVAGNLKKIQQYYSLNDAEGGLLQTVFIIMYMIAAPLFGYLGDRYNRKIIMSVGIFLWSCFTVLGSLVPAHWAPAFFVLRGLVGVGEASYSTIAPTIIADLFSKGMRTRMLAVFYFAIPVGSGLGYIIGTYVGQALGAWQWGLRVTPVFGVIAIFLILILVKEPKRGASDDHSRVRATSYGEDLRALLKTPSYIWSTFGFVGVAWVAGCLSWWAPTYIEDAYTLSGKDGSSTALIFGGITVVTGILGVALGAEIARRWKKYNPRADPLVCGIGLIGCSPFLYFVITLAHKHHIISWILIFFGETFLSLNWAVTADILLYVVIPTRRSTANAFQMLLSHTLGDATSPYIVGQIADGIRGDKTNIFAQFTSLQYALYLNCFVAILGGASYLIVSFYVEEDKKKAENEAKGLEVEDARVVNHDPHIIDAVETDSTTGNINI, encoded by the exons ATGAGTATCCACTTTGATCGAAGTACCGACCAAGTTAACGTTGACAGCATGTCCGGAACTATTACGGACGAATCACCCACGGATCCCTACGGGAGCGAAACAGAGGTGCTCTTGAACCGCGATGATGCACTGCCCAAGCCCACAGAACTTGAAACCCCGACTGAAGAGGGATCGTCCCTTGGTGCAAACAGTGGGCCCGAAGAACCCGGCAAAAGAGGGTATATCACTGTCGGTATTCTGTTTTATGTAAATCTGTTAAATTACATGGACAGATTTACCGTAGCAG ggaatctgaaaaaaattcaacaatactACTCACTGAATGATGCAGAAGGCGGTCTTTtacaaactgttttcattatcaTGTATATGATAGCAGCACCTCTATTTGGTTACCTAGGGGATAGGtataacagaaaaataattatgaGTGTCGGTATATTTTTGTGGTCCTGTTTCACTGTCCTTGGGTCTTTGGTACCAGCACAT TGGGCACCAGCATTTTTTGTTTTACGTGGACTTGTAGGAGTAGGAGAAGCTAGTTATTCTACCATAGCACCAACGATAATTGCTGATTTATTCAGTAAAGGAATGAGAACCAGAATGTTAGCAGTGTTTTACTTTGCTATACCAGTGGGAAG TGGGTTAGGATATATCATAGGTACCTATGTTGGACAAGCTTTAGGGGCATGGCAATGGGGACTGCGAGTCACACCAGTATTCGGTGTCATTGCAATATTCCTCATCTTAATACTTGTAAAAGAACCAAAGAGAGGTGCATCTGATGATCACAGTCGAGTAAGGGCGACAAGTTATGGTGAAGATTTGCGTGCCCTGTTAAAAAC tccaAGCTACATTTGGTCAACATTTGGCTTTGTTGGTGTGGCTTGGGTGGCAGGATGTCTATCATGGTGGGCACCAACCTACATTGAAGATGCTTATACATTGAGTGGTAAAGACGGATCAAG TACTGCATTGATCTTTGGAGGTATCACCGTGGTAACTGGCATTCTTGGAGTTGCACTTGGAGCAGAGATTGCCAGACGCTGGAAGAAGTACAATCCAAGGGCAGACCCTCTAGTCTGTGGCATTGGTCTCATTGGGTGTTCACcatttctttattttgtaattactcTGGCCCATAAACACCATATCATTTCATGG ATTCTTATATTTTTTGGAGAGACGTTTCTCAGCTTGAATTGGGCTGTTACTGCAGATATACTCCTG TATGTTGTGATACCAACACGACGGTCCACAGCAAATGCATTTCAGATGTTACTTTCACACACACTAGGCGATGCTACTAGTCCCTATATTGTAGGTCAG ATTGCTGATGGTATACGTGGTGATAAAACCAACATCTTTGCTCAATTTACATCTTTGCAATATGCACTCTACTTGAACTGTTTTGTAGCCATCCTTGGAGGTGCTTCTTACCTTATTGTTTCATTCTACGTGGAGGAAGACAAGAAGAAAGCTGAGAATGAAGCTAAAG
- the LOC139145867 gene encoding protein spinster homolog 1-like isoform X2 gives MSIHFDRSTDQVNVDSMSGTITDESPTDPYGSETEVLLNRDDALPKPTELETPTEEGSSLGANSGPEEPGKRGYITVGILFYVNLLNYMDRFTVAGNLKKIQQYYSLNDAEGGLLQTVFIIMYMIAAPLFGYLGDRYNRKIIMSVGIFLWSCFTVLGSLVPAHWAPAFFVLRGLVGVGEASYSTIAPTIIADLFSKGMRTRMLAVFYFAIPVGSGLGYIIGTYVGQALGAWQWGLRVTPVFGVIAIFLILILVKEPKRGASDDHSRVRATSYGEDLRALLKTPSYIWSTFGFVGVAWVAGCLSWWAPTYIEDAYTLSGKDGSSTALIFGGITVVTGILGVALGAEIARRWKKYNPRADPLVCGIGLIGCSPFLYFVITLAHKHHIISWILIFFGETFLSLNWAVTADILLYVVIPTRRSTANAFQMLLSHTLGDATSPYIVGQPSLEVLLTLLFHSTWRKTRRKLRMKLKVEKSMRCLLSILTLKMLLSCSVIRHPTLMILRKGLEVEDARVVNHDPHIIDAVETDSTTGNINI, from the exons ATGAGTATCCACTTTGATCGAAGTACCGACCAAGTTAACGTTGACAGCATGTCCGGAACTATTACGGACGAATCACCCACGGATCCCTACGGGAGCGAAACAGAGGTGCTCTTGAACCGCGATGATGCACTGCCCAAGCCCACAGAACTTGAAACCCCGACTGAAGAGGGATCGTCCCTTGGTGCAAACAGTGGGCCCGAAGAACCCGGCAAAAGAGGGTATATCACTGTCGGTATTCTGTTTTATGTAAATCTGTTAAATTACATGGACAGATTTACCGTAGCAG ggaatctgaaaaaaattcaacaatactACTCACTGAATGATGCAGAAGGCGGTCTTTtacaaactgttttcattatcaTGTATATGATAGCAGCACCTCTATTTGGTTACCTAGGGGATAGGtataacagaaaaataattatgaGTGTCGGTATATTTTTGTGGTCCTGTTTCACTGTCCTTGGGTCTTTGGTACCAGCACAT TGGGCACCAGCATTTTTTGTTTTACGTGGACTTGTAGGAGTAGGAGAAGCTAGTTATTCTACCATAGCACCAACGATAATTGCTGATTTATTCAGTAAAGGAATGAGAACCAGAATGTTAGCAGTGTTTTACTTTGCTATACCAGTGGGAAG TGGGTTAGGATATATCATAGGTACCTATGTTGGACAAGCTTTAGGGGCATGGCAATGGGGACTGCGAGTCACACCAGTATTCGGTGTCATTGCAATATTCCTCATCTTAATACTTGTAAAAGAACCAAAGAGAGGTGCATCTGATGATCACAGTCGAGTAAGGGCGACAAGTTATGGTGAAGATTTGCGTGCCCTGTTAAAAAC tccaAGCTACATTTGGTCAACATTTGGCTTTGTTGGTGTGGCTTGGGTGGCAGGATGTCTATCATGGTGGGCACCAACCTACATTGAAGATGCTTATACATTGAGTGGTAAAGACGGATCAAG TACTGCATTGATCTTTGGAGGTATCACCGTGGTAACTGGCATTCTTGGAGTTGCACTTGGAGCAGAGATTGCCAGACGCTGGAAGAAGTACAATCCAAGGGCAGACCCTCTAGTCTGTGGCATTGGTCTCATTGGGTGTTCACcatttctttattttgtaattactcTGGCCCATAAACACCATATCATTTCATGG ATTCTTATATTTTTTGGAGAGACGTTTCTCAGCTTGAATTGGGCTGTTACTGCAGATATACTCCTG TATGTTGTGATACCAACACGACGGTCCACAGCAAATGCATTTCAGATGTTACTTTCACACACACTAGGCGATGCTACTAGTCCCTATATTGTAGGTCAG CCATCCTTGGAGGTGCTTCTTACCTTATTGTTTCATTCTACGTGGAGGAAGACAAGAAGAAAGCTGAGAATGAAGCTAAAGGTAGAGAAATCAATGAGATGTTTGTTGAGTATTCTGACACTGAAGATGCTTCTCTCTTGTTCAGTAATTCGCCATCCTACGCTGATGATTTTAAGAAAAG
- the LOC139145867 gene encoding protein spinster homolog 1-like isoform X5, with product MSIHFDRSTDQVNVDSMSGTITDESPTDPYGSETEVLLNRDDALPKPTELETPTEEGSSLGANSGPEEPGKRGYITVGILFYVNLLNYMDRFTVAGNLKKIQQYYSLNDAEGGLLQTVFIIMYMIAAPLFGYLGDRYNRKIIMSVGIFLWSCFTVLGSLVPAHWAPAFFVLRGLVGVGEASYSTIAPTIIADLFSKGMRTRMLAVFYFAIPVGSGLGYIIGTYVGQALGAWQWGLRVTPVFGVIAIFLILILVKEPKRGASDDHSRVRATSYGEDLRALLKTPSYIWSTFGFVGVAWVAGCLSWWAPTYIEDAYTLSGKDGSSTALIFGGITVVTGILGVALGAEIARRWKKYNPRADPLVCGIGLIGCSPFLYFVITLAHKHHIISWILIFFGETFLSLNWAVTADILLYVVIPTRRSTANAFQMLLSHTLGDATSPYIVGQPSLEVLLTLLFHSTWRKTRRKLRMKLKARNTFQ from the exons ATGAGTATCCACTTTGATCGAAGTACCGACCAAGTTAACGTTGACAGCATGTCCGGAACTATTACGGACGAATCACCCACGGATCCCTACGGGAGCGAAACAGAGGTGCTCTTGAACCGCGATGATGCACTGCCCAAGCCCACAGAACTTGAAACCCCGACTGAAGAGGGATCGTCCCTTGGTGCAAACAGTGGGCCCGAAGAACCCGGCAAAAGAGGGTATATCACTGTCGGTATTCTGTTTTATGTAAATCTGTTAAATTACATGGACAGATTTACCGTAGCAG ggaatctgaaaaaaattcaacaatactACTCACTGAATGATGCAGAAGGCGGTCTTTtacaaactgttttcattatcaTGTATATGATAGCAGCACCTCTATTTGGTTACCTAGGGGATAGGtataacagaaaaataattatgaGTGTCGGTATATTTTTGTGGTCCTGTTTCACTGTCCTTGGGTCTTTGGTACCAGCACAT TGGGCACCAGCATTTTTTGTTTTACGTGGACTTGTAGGAGTAGGAGAAGCTAGTTATTCTACCATAGCACCAACGATAATTGCTGATTTATTCAGTAAAGGAATGAGAACCAGAATGTTAGCAGTGTTTTACTTTGCTATACCAGTGGGAAG TGGGTTAGGATATATCATAGGTACCTATGTTGGACAAGCTTTAGGGGCATGGCAATGGGGACTGCGAGTCACACCAGTATTCGGTGTCATTGCAATATTCCTCATCTTAATACTTGTAAAAGAACCAAAGAGAGGTGCATCTGATGATCACAGTCGAGTAAGGGCGACAAGTTATGGTGAAGATTTGCGTGCCCTGTTAAAAAC tccaAGCTACATTTGGTCAACATTTGGCTTTGTTGGTGTGGCTTGGGTGGCAGGATGTCTATCATGGTGGGCACCAACCTACATTGAAGATGCTTATACATTGAGTGGTAAAGACGGATCAAG TACTGCATTGATCTTTGGAGGTATCACCGTGGTAACTGGCATTCTTGGAGTTGCACTTGGAGCAGAGATTGCCAGACGCTGGAAGAAGTACAATCCAAGGGCAGACCCTCTAGTCTGTGGCATTGGTCTCATTGGGTGTTCACcatttctttattttgtaattactcTGGCCCATAAACACCATATCATTTCATGG ATTCTTATATTTTTTGGAGAGACGTTTCTCAGCTTGAATTGGGCTGTTACTGCAGATATACTCCTG TATGTTGTGATACCAACACGACGGTCCACAGCAAATGCATTTCAGATGTTACTTTCACACACACTAGGCGATGCTACTAGTCCCTATATTGTAGGTCAG CCATCCTTGGAGGTGCTTCTTACCTTATTGTTTCATTCTACGTGGAGGAAGACAAGAAGAAAGCTGAGAATGAAGCTAAAG